One Antedon mediterranea chromosome 1, ecAntMedi1.1, whole genome shotgun sequence genomic window, aGCTGTGGACTTGGCATATGGTGCTGTTTATTGCTGTGCTTGCAGAGATTATATTTATGATCAAGAATTAGAGGAAGCTAATGAAAAGTTTAAATTACAAGGTGCATTTCATTGAATTTCTGCAGAAATTTGTGGGCTAGAAGGTCAAATAAATGCAATGTATTTTGTACAACACTGTAACTAATAAACAAAACGGAAACACAAAACACACCGCTTAGCACCagattattttttatctttaagaAGGAACTGAATAGTAAAATAGTCATGAACAGAAATATTTGTCACACTCCCTGGAATTAAATATCATCTACTTATTTAATATAATGCTAactgaagtttttgtttgttcttttaTCTTAAGAATCTGCATCTCATCTAAGTATAGACAAGTTTTCCTTTTGGGAGGCCTCGGAGCGTGAAGTTGATTTACTGCTACGAAATCCAAAGCGAAGAAAAATTACAGATAACTCAACAATAGGCAAGTATTTTCTGTATACGTAGtaagttattaattttcatttcatttatgtaaataaatggAAATTCCCAATCGGCTCATATTTTCGTACTATGAGTTCCATTTGGCCAATATTTTTGTCAAACACATGTTGACCAATTTCTCaactaattttcttttttctttaaagGTCTTCTAGGCTTGATAAATTTAGGTAATACTTGTTTTATGAACTGTATAGTACAAGCTCTAACCCACACACCTCTGCTACGAGATTACTTCTTATCTGATCGTCACCAATGCCAAATGCTAGAGCATGGCCAATGTTTAGTATGTGAGATGTCAAAACTATTCCAAGaggtatgtttttaatttatttatgtacatTTGATATTAGCTTGtttaataattcattcattcaatcttttatttcaaaatctCGGGTCTatatagaaagtaaaattacattcAATAAACAAGACTGTACTAATTACTAACTACTCATCTCcggatggcattccacctggagagcatctttgacttgCTGTGTATAAAACGTACACAATAACTGTTTCACTTGAATTGAATCTACACATCCATATATATCgatttataataataaccaaacaattttcattttatagttttactCAGGTAGACGCCATGTACACATTCCATATCGTTTGCTGCATCTAGTGTGGACGCATGCTAGGCATTTAGCAGGTTATGAACAGCAAGATGCGCATGAATTCTTTATAGCAGCATTAGATGTTCTACATAGACACTGCAAAGGTAAGTTGCAGGTTCACATCATTCCCAGTATTGGTATCTCTCCTCTCAGTGATGTAACCACAAAAAATAAAGTGGTGCGGTTTTtgcaagaaaagggaacaatctctgttcaagtcACTGAGTTTTTCTGTGAacaagtggtcaggttgaaaccttacccaATCGTACTAATGGCTATAGCCCTAACTCTTGACCCTCAGCACTCCACTtcaattgtgtttatttttatgtaatttttttcagaaggaaataacatttttgtatGGAATTGTCTTTTGTATCTTTCAGGTCACAATGGAGTGCGTAGCAGTAACCCAAgcaattgtaattgtattattgACCAAATATTTACAGGTGGTCTGCAGTCAGATGTCACTTGTCAAGTATGCAGGTATACAAATCACTTTGTAGCATATAACGAGCTTTGCACGTTTATTGTGTCTACTGGCGCTTGATATGAAAACAATTCTGGAACATCCGCACATACGTTAGTCGCTAAACAGTCATCAATTGTTCGAGTCTATGTTCATCCAATAATAATATTCACTCTAAAACCAGAAAGTCTCTCAAAATCAGAGGtccaaaatgttttgtttaccaTTAAAAATACCACCATTTCTCGAAAACTATATTATGCCAGCAGTCCAAGAGTGTCCAGTTTTGGGAGAGTTCACTGTAAGTCAACTAGGCCGAGCAGTTAACTGGGGCACCCTTTActgtacctaaagagccaacaatgtCGGCATAGATTTGAGGCCGACtagctcctagttctggtggtggagcaagtcttctcggataaggactataaactgtaggtccagtgtacacagttataacccatgtgcactttaaagaacccagttcattcgagacgagtaggagCTTACTctggtgaactggttcacaaaatagcccctgtatcagggggattaccacttATCTGGTAGGACACTCATTAAtatactattggtaatccttggccacatgtgcctaaagaCACACAATAAACTACTCAcacattttaattgttaatgcAAAATTATCTATATAGAAATTTCTCTGCCTCAATATagtttttcatttgtttttctgCAGGGGAATTAGTACAACAGTTGATCCTTTCTGGGATATATCATTAGACCTTGGCTCATCAGGCAGTcattttttaaatccaatttcAGTAAATACATCGGTGCTCTCAAATGACAGTAATTCATCTGGTAAGCAAGATTTGATCCACacattaaatgtaataataataatacaatcggataatattttaatactgtataagaaATCAACAAAACTTTGTGAATACCAGGACTACTattttctctcaacacataatCCCTTGAGGAATATATAATAGTTCCCTCGACGGATGTCAAATTTTATGTTACACTCCACACTATTATAAAATACCTAAATAACATAAAGGAACTTTCTTGTCATTTTTCTTTAGGCTCTAGTTGTAACTGTATTGATGATTTCCCAAGTTTATTATCTCCGACAGGATTTGAAGATATTCCTACATCCCTTGACGATTGTCTTCGAAGGTAGGTTAACTATTTGGCTTTTCACCCATGACCAATTAAAATGCATTTGGGAAGCAGTAACTCATGTGTTTGGTTTGTTTTTTAGACTTGCATAGATGGAGCACTTGACAAGCCAATGTGACTATTATCAGCATTATgtgttttgtttactttttcaGATTTACAAGGATAGAGCATTTAGGAAGAAAACAACTcatttcaatataatatattattgttttaatttttagacGCACACAGATGAAGCATTTGGCAAGCTAATATGTGTTCATGTTTACTTTTTCAGATTTACAAGGGCGGAGCATTTGGGAAGCAGTGCAAAGATTAAATGCAACTCATGTCAAAGTTATGAAGAATCAACTAAGCAACTAACCATGAAGAAACTTCCAATTGTCGCATGTTTCCATCTTAAGGTAAACAATCATTATACCGTTGGTACAGTTTTCGTAAACACTTAACATAGTACAGTGTTACATTACAATTTTGTATCTAAGAGCAGTTACCgaaaatatttgaaatgtgTAGCTTTCAACTATTTGTGACAGTACAAAATAATCGTACCTGATGTTATAAGAGGCATTAGTTTAAGCCATGTTAATTCCAGAATGCTTGAACCATTAATTAAGATACTTTACTCCCATTGCCAAATGAAACATAAAGTTGTTGtacactaataaaaaaaaatcatctctCGTTGTGCTGATCATGGTCCTGTACAGCGCCCTCTGGAAAAACATTCTTGAACTGAGAAGAGGTCATctagtataaagctctgtctacactatctaattTTATGTGACagcaaaatgtgatgtgcccatatatgggcatgatgatgtcaaatcaatactatatttggatatatcactaccatatttgggcacacagATAATGTAGGCACAGCTTTAGAGGCATTCGTTTCAAGAAACTGCACCCTCTGGAAGAAAATTCTGAAAGaggaaaaatatcaaaaatatttGTCTATTTCTTACAGAACTATATTACATTCTTTTTCAGAGATTTGAGCATAGTACCCGTTCCCGTAAGAAGattaatacttttatttcattccCTCATGAGCTTGATATGACTCCATACATGTCATCACACAGACGTTCTAATGGTCAACGTAATAATCTTAGGTCTAATATCGGTATATCACCAACTAATAATAAGTAAGTGTGAAATATTTTCGTGTCTGATATTCAGGTCAGTGTTATTGTTATTCTTCTTCAGTGTTGTGTATATTAGTGATgtgttttgtgatttttttgcAATTCCTTATATTGGCTTTATGCTGAATATTCAGAGAAAGAGCTAGGGGTGCATGCTCCATCCGCCTTCTGAAATTAATCTATTTTTGATACACTATTAATatactattaatataatatgttaatcCTGGATCCACCCATGGGAGTTGTATTGTTTAATCAATCGTTCAAAGTGCCACTCCAACAATGATTGCTCATAGCGCTGTCAAAAACAAACAAGTGAGTTTTTAGAAGTTACTTAAAACTAGAATCATTAAAGTTATTTTATACTGAGATTTGGAATTTTTTTTACTGCAACTTGTTATCATTACTGTCATTTTGTGTCATTATCTTGTAGGTACTGTTTGTTTGCAGTTGTCAACCACATTGGTACACTAGAATCAGGACATTATACATGTTTTATTAGACAACACAAAGATCAGTGGTTTAAATGTGATGATGCCGTTATCACTAGAGCTACACTCGGTGAAGTTCTAGATAGTGAAgggtattttatttacatttatttgagATATCGAACCAGGCTTCTGATCCATTTTGAATGTTGGGGGCGACACCAGCGATTTGAGAAAAATACCTAAAAAATGGTTTCTGACCATGATAGGGACAATATATTTCCCCCCAACCCACCTTTATAAAGGGTCTTTCaaacctgttccggcacggtttcGGTACGGCGactcgaacgtcaatgtttcgttttcatgaCTTCATGCGGCTATGCacaaaacattgacgttcgtTTGGTTTGCCTTcaccggaccggaaccgtgctggagcaggtgtgaaaggccctttagGGAAGGGAAGTAGATGAAATCCCCTAAGATATTTGCTAGTTATATAACCGAGTCAATTCCGTTGATACTTTTCAACGATAGTAACAatctaaacaagaaatatttcttacaaaaaacgctgctcgcttattgacgtaaccgttttaaagataatattgtccctctgaaaaatattttttatttcaaatttgtttttgaatgtgtcattttattgtcacataatagttattttacctgaaaaaatgtaattaaaagcaaaaaatacttcaattgtctgtcagacaatgtggtttttgagttataattaaacgtttcttttctctttctataatgtgaattttgttacagaagtgaataactttgatatgaaacagactcagtttagtttattttattgctaaggtcaagtctgggggtcacttcatcacgccttagatacttcaagtgtgaagtatcatattacaaacaaaagttttcatggactgttttgataataattcaatgattatctgacagcgaaatacagtattatcatgggactcataaataccagaaatgcagctgctacctataaattatagtggagtttccattttaacaaaaatgtcaaagtgtagtactataactgctgcttgatttcatctaattaatgagtcatctcgtgtgacgtagcgggctagagcaacAGCGTGAAAAATTTTACTTGTATCCCTCaaatgacatttaaatagaCACTGAAGCaacattcaaattatttttctcAACAGATATCTACTATTCTACCATAAGCAGATTCTGGAATATCAATAGACCTCAGCAGTGAAACAGATCATGAAGTACAGCAAGTACAAGTAATAGATATTGCTATGTGTATAAGGTGTTACTTATTATTAGAATATAATCCAACGTTGAATGGAACCATAATGGTCAACATGTTATCAAACCTCAGACTGTACTGTACAAACAGTTGAGGTGATTCAAAGGGTCCAAAATGGTAGAGTTTGGTGTATGGTCGCATTCAATGAGaagtttaatattaaattaggtTCTTTAGACATGGCTTAAGAATTTAATAATCAGGGAATAAGATGGGCATGTCTAATTAGAAACTGataaatatgaaatgaatataattatttattaaacaaactgaaaatgtatttaatgacatatatttttaattcatatttataattcTTTGCGAACTTGTTTTGAAGGTCTTAGAGTAGTAAGCAGAGAgtgtattattacaataatgtcAATATAGTATTACAGTCCTTTATATTTATCCATGTAGAGGAGGTTTAATATTAGATGAACGTTGTTGGGGAACCCGATTGGTGCTTTTACTTACACTTtagtttattaaataataaataaaaaagtatttaaaaaaatcaactgtatttataaatactaaaattattacttttttataaTAGAATTGTATGTATTATTATAGAACTGTTAATTAATAAGTAGTTGATATATTTATTAGGATCAGTATGCGGCCAATAATTTCATTAAGAAagcatttttgtataattttcgTATGTAGACAAATAAGCATTTTATGCGTTAATAACTAACCTCTGAGCTGGTGGCACAGAGgctgttattatacagtatcatacagtaattgaaattgacaaaatcatcatcatctttctCCAATGGTTAGTAGATTAGAGTAACGAGTtgaatatcataataattactCCTTGCTTCAATCCGGTGGATAGTTGTGTGCGCCGGACAAGTGTGTCTATTCTGACAGTTAAATTTTcataattgtaatattatattgcgATAATACTTtcttaatacataataatatatatatattggtaCATAACCTCTCTATTGGGACACCCCTAGTACtgggacactttcccatgaaacaGGGGCAATGTATGAATTAACACTACCAACCCAGTTCAGTGAACACTTTActtggtgtccccttaatagaggctctactgttttattattagtattatttatacatattttcgTTTGTACCTTGTCAAATAAAGCAGTCGATAAAGCATCAGGACTAAGgctgtatttaaacaaaaattttagCAATCAAAAGAGTTTTGTTGGtctatattgttttttaaaatatcaatatgaataatttgatatttttgtgaGAGTAAAATgcatcaaatattaaaataacaaatatttctGGTTTACAGAGACATGGGAATATAATATTATGCTAtatatttcaatagattttgctACAATCTGCAGTTTTagtttataaaaaagaaatttaatttttagaaatGATAAAGAGGTATTTCAGAAATCCTCAAAAAACAAATGATGCTTAGTAGTGGTAACTGGCTGGCctttttacttaaaatagattTCATATTTTCAATAGCTATTTATGATAAGATGTAAGtgtatagagggcgacattgtCCTTAAAATATTCGAAACATCATTTAAAAAGTTGAGTAATTTCTGTATAAGTGACATTATGTCGTTGGGTATGCAAACGGCGCTGTTAATAtagtgaaataaatattaatttttttcagttctgctattaattattatagtgtGAAACTGATTACAGGATACAGGGATTATGTCATGTCAAGTagccagttatgtcaaaaaataaaataaaaacatatatacagATAAAAATGATTTCCCTGTATATAGTGCTGTACAGGGATATTTTCAAAAAATCGCTAAAATATGGTTTTCGACCcgtttattttttgacataactggttactatatactatatcataattaacatgcgccgAAACACATTATGTGTTCTGCGCATATATTTACTTCAATATTCAATATGTTGAGGTAACTTATGTTCTgagcatgtcaattatgatatagtaaagggtcgaaaattggtacattcaattatgcaataatattgcatagtaaccagttatttaaaaaaataaaagggtggaaatttggtcatttttcaacaatttccctgtactatagtacagggattttttcaaaattgacttcttaaatttaattattatgtaataatattgccatatatgtgcatatattgtgttatcatcatcttatagagtcatagtaaccagttattaaaaaaaataaaagggtcaaaatttggtcatttttcgacaATTTCCCTGTACCAAAtaaccaaaaataaaacaaaacttgcccattaaaaaaaaagcacCACAGATGACTATAATCAGCACGATCATTATTTATATCTACGCTTCTCATAATTGTACTTGTAGCAATTTTTTAATAGTTCAGATTTATAAATGTTACACTTGTTCAATGAGTTTAAATCGTCCAACTTGTGGTTCTGGCTGAATGTGTACGAATGTTTTAAGCATGCGCTCTTCAGGTAACGTTGGCGCTACATCTCGTGTAAAATCATCCACTGGTGCTGGGATCCACTGTTCTCGTGTGAAGAACACATATCCAGGTTCCATTGCATATAATGTTCTGTCACGCCCTGTTCCAACCTGCaaagaaaaatttattttaagacgATTAAAAAAGACTAGGATGATCAGAGTGTGTGGTTGTGTGAAAATTGATCTGTTGTGGAAGGCATTAAAACATGTTATGCTGGGTATAATTCATTTTGGCTGCACATTGTATCCAAGTTGTTAATGTGTACTTACATATTGCCCTGGTAACCATCGATAAGCACCCTTTTGCCGCACCAGTATCATCCCAACTTGCACAAATTCTCCTGtaacaaaatacaattgaaataaCTCTGAAACTTTTGAAGATAAGATACCCTATTTATTCGAATACACACTGTTAAATAAACATGATCCCCACCCACGAaagaacatcatttggaattaaatgtatatacacattcaATATTTCATCACAACACACCAAactatttaaagtatttttataCAAGAAGtttcattgtattttattgataataattgtgttttatatATAGGGGGCATTATTTTGTACATGTTACCATACAcaccaaaacaaaataaaagtctCCCTCAAATAAACACTAAACCAATGGTGGTTTTCTTTGTTACTTACCATCACGTTTTTTTAAGCCGAGACGTTTTCCTCTTCTTTTTCCTCCTGTATTTCTTTTGCTGCTACTTGCTTTTTTTGATGCACATCTTGCCGGTAATACCATTGATGCTGGCGGCAATATATGCCTACATGTTTGTTGTAATATAGAATTAACTAGTAAACCTAAATGTTAAGAAAGAATGAAgaaatattgtttcaaattaatttattaaatttcagtatataaatatatcacAGGGCGGTTTAGAATTCATGTTCTGTGTTG contains:
- the LOC140059101 gene encoding ubiquitin carboxyl-terminal hydrolase 22-like, giving the protein MSLQSCPHLGTFKANKGTRPYSIIHRYFVACSSVEARERKAKVSKCNTCYRHDGRLHACLQCIYFGCYNRGHIHDHAKLNQHNLAVDLAYGAVYCCACRDYIYDQELEEANEKFKLQESASHLSIDKFSFWEASEREVDLLLRNPKRRKITDNSTIGLLGLINLGNTCFMNCIVQALTHTPLLRDYFLSDRHQCQMLEHGQCLVCEMSKLFQEFYSGRRHVHIPYRLLHLVWTHARHLAGYEQQDAHEFFIAALDVLHRHCKGHNGVRSSNPSNCNCIIDQIFTGGLQSDVTCQVCRGISTTVDPFWDISLDLGSSGSHFLNPISVNTSVLSNDSNSSGSSCNCIDDFPSLLSPTGFEDIPTSLDDCLRRFTRAEHLGSSAKIKCNSCQSYEESTKQLTMKKLPIVACFHLKRFEHSTRSRKKINTFISFPHELDMTPYMSSHRRSNGQRNNLRSNIGISPTNNKYCLFAVVNHIGTLESGHYTCFIRQHKDQWFKCDDAVITRATLGEVLDSEGYLLFYHKQILEYQ
- the LOC140059111 gene encoding large ribosomal subunit protein bL27m-like — translated: MLAISNHLRNVFSIGKGLLVNSILQQTCRHILPPASMVLPARCASKKASSSKRNTGGKRRGKRLGLKKRDGEFVQVGMILVRQKGAYRWLPGQYVGTGRDRTLYAMEPGYVFFTREQWIPAPVDDFTRDVAPTLPEERMLKTFVHIQPEPQVGRFKLIEQV